In Brassica napus cultivar Da-Ae chromosome C2, Da-Ae, whole genome shotgun sequence, the sequence GTTTCTTGGGGATTTTCGACAGGTTAGGACACCGTGAAACAGGTCATGTACGTCGTCCTTAGTTCTGAAATCGGTTgataagtgtaaactctctccttctctctctctcttctgtttctctctctctctctctctctctctctctctctctctctctctctctctctctctctctctctctctctctctctctctttattgttgtttgtttCAGTTTAGTCATATAAACTGTGTGTTAACCATATGAGTCAGATTATAAAGTTTAATATAATTTGGTTAAAGTATGAAGCAAGATATTGTAGAATAAATCGTTTTTGTCTATGGTACAATAGGTACAACTAGGTACAACTCTAGTAAAATGGAAAGTAGTAAAACTGGCAGATATTGTTCATCTGAAACATACCACTAGTAAACCTGGTAAAACTTGGAGTAACACATTGAATAGATAGTATTGGTACCACTCGTATAACTTATAGTATCATGTGCAAAGTTGACATAGTATAACTGGTCTTACTAGTATAACTGATAACTATTGTTACATGTAAACTAGTCTAATTGATAATATTAGTATAACTGAACTAACTAATAAATGATAATGTTGGTTTTTAGTCATTTTCAGGAACTATGGATAGTAATGGGTCTGTGGTGATACATTTTGAACATGGTGAAGAGCAACATATTTCTACACTAGTGATGAAAGGAAGGTATGCGGAGATTACTTATTCTCAGTTGGTTGATAGAATAGCCAAGAAAATGAAGATCGATGTAGTTGAGACGAAGCTTGAGTTGAGTTACTTTCCGCTGGTATTGAATAATAAGAGGCCTTGTTATATcttggatgatgaagatgttttaGGATATTTAATGAAGGTAGATAAGAAAAACTGACGTAGTGTCTTGCGTGTGGAGCTTAAGGAAATCGTCGCAGAAAATCAGAGCAACGAGATGTTTTCTATGAATGAGGAAAATCCGAGTGATGCCAGAGCTAATGATGGCATGGTTGGAGTTGGAGAGTTGGAAATTGTTCCTCATATTCAGGAGAATGAGTTTGAGCATGAGAAAATCAGTGAATAGGGTGATGAAATGGATGATAGGGAGGAGTTGCCGGCTGTTACAGCAGTTGAACCTCCTGTTGTCAATTCAGAGTGGGATGATGGCATTGATATTAGTTTTCATCAAGAATTTGCGACTAGAGAAGAAGTGAGGGATTTATTGGACAAAGGTGTGCATTCCAATTGTTTTCAGGTTGATATAAAGAAGTTGAATCCTCGGGTTTACATATTGAAATGTCGTGGGGCTGGATGCAGATGGTATTTACGAGCTGCAAAGCTGAAGAACTCTGATTTTTTATCTATCAGAACGTATAGAAAGATGCATACGTGCTCTCGTGGAGATGCAAGtgtcatgaagaagaagaaaagaggcaCGCCAAGCTTGGTCGCATCAGTGGTGCACTCTGATTATCCTGGCAAATACAAGACTCCGGATCCAAAGACTCTCATAGATTTGGTGCAGAATAGACTGGGTGTTAAGGTTTCATATTCTACGGCTTTGAGAgagaaaaataaagttttgagTGATTTGCGTTGCAACCCGGAGGAGAGTTTTGCTAGGCTGCCATCTTACTTGCACATGTTACAAAAGATGAATCCTGATACCATTACACGATTAGAAGTGGATGAAAAGAACCAGTTTAAGTATATGTTCTTTGCGCTCGGAGCTTGCATCGAAGGGTTCAAGGCGATGAGGCAAGTGATAATAATGGATGGAACACACCTGAAGGGTGTGTACAAAGGAGTGCTTCTCATTGCCACTGCTCAGGATccagatcatcatcattatccccTTGCTTTTGCGGTAGTAGATGGTGAGAAAAATGCAATCTGGGAGTGGtttttaactatattaaaaaCTTTGATACCAGATGATCCTCAGCTTGTATTTTGTACTGATAGAAACCAAAGCATCATCAAGAAAGTACACGAGGTATACCCATTGGCGATCCATGGATATTGCAATTATCACTTGTCTAATAATGTCAGCGGAGCTTGCAGCAATGTTAACAAGAAAGGGGTTGCCAAAAAATTTAGAGATATTGCTGGTATTTACAGTGAGGTGGAGTTCAGAAAATGCTACAACGATTTCAGGAAAATGTATCCTCAAGCGGCCGAGTATCTAGATGACAGTGTTCATGAGACAAAATGGGCAAGATGTAAATTTCTGGGAGAAAGGTACAACATAGACATAACCAACACTGTTGAATCTATCAATGgtgttttgaaggaaccaagGAAATATGCGTTGTTGCCAATGCTTGATGTGATCGTGGAAAAGATAACAGAGTGGTTCAACAAATACCGTATATTATCTCTACGCGTACCAGAGAGGCAGATACTAATCCCACATGTCC encodes:
- the LOC125581517 gene encoding uncharacterized protein LOC125581517, which translates into the protein MDDREELPAVTAVEPPVVNSEWDDGIDISFHQEFATREEVRDLLDKGVHSNCFQVDIKKLNPRVYILKCRGAGCRWYLRAAKLKNSDFLSIRTYRKMHTCSRGDASVMKKKKRGTPSLVASVVHSDYPGKYKTPDPKTLIDLVQNRLGVKVSYSTALREKNKVLSDLRCNPEESFARLPSYLHMLQKMNPDTITRLEVDEKNQFKYMFFALGACIEGFKAMRQVIIMDGTHLKGVYKGVLLIATAQDPDHHHYPLAFAVVDGEKNAIWEWFLTILKTLIPDDPQLVFCTDRNQSIIKKVHEVYPLAIHGYCNYHLSNNVSGACSNVNKKGVAKKFRDIAGIYSEVEFRKCYNDFRKMYPQAAEYLDDSVHETKWARCKFLGERYNIDITNTVESINGVLKEPRKYALLPMLDVIVEKITEWFNKYRILSLRVPERQILIPHVHGILHHIYPTAKKLKVTELNTFEGRYNVLGEDGHGYLVDLSNKTCYCRYFDIDRYPCVHALAAIMAR